The Candidatus Poribacteria bacterium DNA window AACTAACAATATGGCTCGGAGCGGGAACCGCACTTGTAGCGGCGGGGATATACATCGTCAATAGCATCGAAGGTTAGCTGCTTTTCCTCCTTTCTAGGAACCACCCCCAGCTCCCAGCTTCCACAAGCGCACGTTTGAGCCTTAGGCACGATTCACATCGCCAGCAATGTTCCTCTCCTCCCTCATAGCAGCTCCATACCATTTCCAATGGCGCTCCGATCTTCCTGCCCATACGGACGATCTCCACCTTGGTCAGATCCTGAGTAGGACTGATGACCCTTACGCCTGTGAGGGTAGAGAAGCTCAAGCTTCGGTTGACCGCCTTGACGAATTGAGGGGTGTTATCTGGGAAGGTTCGCATCTCCTCAGCGTTAAACCCGACGACGATCAGGTCACATTCTAGACTCTCGGCGAAGGAGGCAGCGACGTTGATGAACACCCCATTCCTGTTCGGCACCCAGACTGCCCTTGCGGAACGCTCCGTGATATCTCGATCGTCGAGCTGTGAGGGGAGGAGCTGGGGTAGCTCCTCCTTCCTCCGTACGAGAGCGGTGCGCGTGATCTCGGCAAGCCATTCGAGTTTCACGACCTTATGTTCCACACCATGTTTCCTGCAGATGCATCCGGCAGCCTCTACCTCCTTTCGGACCGATCTCTGCCCGTAGTCGAAGGTCAGAGCAAGTGCCAGTTCCGTCTCCAGATAGGCCCATCTGAAGCTGACGGTTGAGTCCAATCCGCCCGAAAGGAGAACGACTGATCTCATAACCTGCCTCTCCCCTCCCAGTCGGCGATCATCTCCTTAACGAACTGGGTGCTGAATCCCTCTTTTCGCAGAACCTCATCGCAATCTACGCTTTTCCTGTCTCTGGGTCCTTTTCCCGTTTGGAGGATGGAGTTGGTCAGCCATGATGTTCGAATCCCATTTATCGCCGACGTGTAGTTGATCTGGTATTGCCCCTTGATCAACCCTATGAGGTTATCGATGTTGCTATGGGGATATCCCTCCGGTTTTTCCGGGGTTATTTCTT harbors:
- the queC gene encoding 7-cyano-7-deazaguanine synthase QueC, producing MRSVVLLSGGLDSTVSFRWAYLETELALALTFDYGQRSVRKEVEAAGCICRKHGVEHKVVKLEWLAEITRTALVRRKEELPQLLPSQLDDRDITERSARAVWVPNRNGVFINVAASFAESLECDLIVVGFNAEEMRTFPDNTPQFVKAVNRSLSFSTLTGVRVISPTQDLTKVEIVRMGRKIGAPLEMVWSCYEGGEEHCWRCESCLRLKRALVEAGSWGWFLERRKSS